A section of the Subtercola frigoramans genome encodes:
- a CDS encoding ABC transporter ATP-binding protein, with protein MVSTRSRSAVQLTDLVKRYRSGVVAVNGLTVSVEPGEIIALLGPAGGGKSTVLRVIAGRESPTSGEVLIGAEPAHVGGARHRGGHQCELITDSRFRNTLLAPESACRHLRDVVTRALASRPEVVMLDEPFGSVDARSRVLLREEVRRIHAELGITMILATQHHDDALAIADRVVVLRSGRVEQIGRPEEIYREPANAFVAEFVGQVNRLPGEVRGGFVEVYGAWIPLLTPVAPPGPAFALVRPEDIVLLPPEHGEAAPSGTTSRIDAIVNGVVVGSSFLGSTRLTSVLLVDGTQVIVQHHPGIVPQTGECVRLGFTGACVSVQLRSLRPRQAGADSVRV; from the coding sequence ATGGTCAGTACCCGTTCGCGCTCGGCAGTCCAGCTCACCGATCTCGTCAAGCGCTATCGCTCCGGAGTGGTTGCGGTCAACGGCCTCACGGTGAGCGTCGAACCCGGTGAGATCATCGCGCTGCTCGGGCCTGCCGGTGGAGGCAAGTCCACCGTGCTCCGCGTCATCGCCGGCCGCGAGAGCCCGACCAGCGGCGAAGTGCTCATCGGGGCCGAACCGGCCCACGTGGGCGGAGCCCGACACAGAGGCGGGCACCAGTGCGAGCTGATCACCGATTCCCGTTTCCGGAACACGCTCCTGGCTCCGGAGAGTGCGTGCCGGCATCTGCGCGACGTCGTCACACGAGCTCTGGCATCAAGGCCCGAGGTGGTGATGCTCGACGAGCCATTCGGTTCAGTGGATGCCCGGTCCCGCGTTCTGCTGAGGGAAGAAGTCCGCCGCATCCATGCCGAGCTCGGCATCACGATGATTCTCGCCACCCAGCACCACGATGATGCCCTGGCGATCGCTGACCGCGTCGTTGTGCTGCGTTCGGGCCGCGTGGAGCAGATCGGGCGGCCGGAGGAGATCTACCGGGAGCCGGCGAATGCGTTCGTCGCCGAATTTGTCGGCCAGGTCAACCGGTTGCCCGGTGAGGTTCGAGGGGGATTCGTCGAGGTCTATGGAGCGTGGATCCCGCTTCTCACTCCCGTGGCGCCGCCGGGGCCGGCCTTCGCCCTGGTCAGGCCGGAAGACATCGTGCTTCTCCCGCCTGAACACGGCGAAGCGGCGCCGAGCGGGACGACCTCCAGAATTGACGCAATTGTGAACGGTGTTGTCGTCGGTTCGAGTTTTTTGGGCTCGACGAGACTCACGAGCGTGCTCCTCGTCGACGGCACCCAGGTCATCGTTCAGCATCATCCGGGCATAGTGCCGCAGACGGGCGAGTGCGTGAGACTCGGCTTCACTGGCGCGTGCGTCTCCGTCCAGTTGCGGAGTCTGCGGCCACGACAGGCCGGGGCGGATTCAGTTCGCGTCTGA
- a CDS encoding LysR family transcriptional regulator has product MDVRRLELLRELAERGSITEVAKATHRTPSAVSQQLRVLEREAGLPLTEKAGRGIVLTDAGRALARSAADVAVAIERADALWDEFRHDPTGEVSLATFPTGGQMMLPGVLHRLARQSGLTLHANDRDPISEAFPELTNDFDIVIAHAPTRPPSMWLGRGLSIVHLMTEPLDVALPFGHPLDSAASVTPADLIGEQWIGVPWGYPFERTLYDISAAAGAPVNIVQRFADTRVTEALVSAGLGVAILPRYTAGGAYLTSSAMSQRISLKPLSGVRAERHIYALMRPDRAERLAVRTVVDALRAESDAITEANPTTAP; this is encoded by the coding sequence ATGGACGTGCGCCGGCTCGAACTGCTTCGTGAGCTTGCCGAGCGCGGGAGCATCACCGAAGTGGCAAAGGCCACGCACCGCACCCCCTCCGCGGTCTCACAGCAACTCCGAGTCCTCGAGCGCGAGGCCGGGCTGCCGCTGACCGAGAAGGCGGGCCGGGGCATCGTGCTCACCGATGCCGGTCGCGCCCTCGCCCGAAGCGCCGCCGACGTCGCCGTGGCGATCGAGCGTGCGGATGCCCTCTGGGACGAGTTCCGCCACGATCCCACCGGAGAGGTCTCCCTTGCCACCTTCCCCACCGGCGGCCAGATGATGCTCCCTGGCGTGCTGCACCGCCTGGCCCGGCAGAGCGGCCTCACGCTTCACGCAAACGACCGTGACCCCATCTCCGAGGCCTTCCCCGAGCTCACCAACGATTTCGACATCGTGATCGCCCATGCGCCGACCCGCCCGCCGTCGATGTGGCTCGGCAGGGGCCTGAGCATCGTGCACCTGATGACAGAGCCCCTCGACGTGGCGCTGCCGTTCGGGCATCCGCTCGACTCTGCAGCCAGCGTCACGCCAGCAGACCTGATCGGCGAGCAGTGGATCGGCGTGCCGTGGGGGTACCCGTTCGAGCGCACGCTCTACGACATCTCGGCGGCGGCCGGTGCGCCTGTCAACATCGTTCAGCGTTTCGCCGACACCCGCGTGACCGAGGCTCTCGTCTCAGCGGGCCTCGGTGTCGCCATCCTGCCGCGATACACCGCAGGGGGCGCCTACCTGACCTCCAGCGCCATGTCCCAGCGCATCTCCCTCAAGCCTCTCTCCGGCGTGCGTGCCGAGCGGCACATCTACGCCCTCATGCGACCCGACCGGGCCGAGCGCCTCGCCGTGCGTACTGTGGTGGATGCCCTGCGAGCCGAATCCGACGCAATCACTGAGGCCAACCCGACGACCGCCCCGTGA
- a CDS encoding ABC transporter permease has protein sequence MTSERVTALAGPSSPVVAALPGESVSPVAAGGATRGQGGRWIARSIVPPLVLGLAFLLLWQLAVLVFDIKPYLLPSPTDIAGQLVTVFPLLWSSMLATGLNALIGVVVGGLLAVVLALLASRLTIFDRMIVPIVAGIAVVPIVAVAPILNTMFGSTSDTPRRIVVLIVVFAPIFINTLRGLRQVRPVHRDLMRAYAASNWQLTRTVTLPGAVPFIFTGLRIAAPLGVISAIVAEYFGGLQNGLGSRITSAAANSAYPRAWAYVFGAIVLGLVFYGASLLLERLATRRRA, from the coding sequence ATGACCAGTGAACGGGTCACAGCGCTTGCCGGGCCCTCTTCTCCCGTGGTCGCGGCGCTTCCCGGCGAATCGGTGTCGCCGGTCGCAGCAGGCGGTGCCACGCGCGGCCAGGGTGGCCGGTGGATCGCCAGGTCGATCGTGCCTCCGCTCGTACTGGGGCTCGCGTTCCTCCTGCTCTGGCAGCTCGCCGTGCTCGTGTTCGACATCAAGCCCTATCTGCTGCCGAGCCCGACCGACATCGCCGGACAACTCGTCACGGTCTTTCCGTTGCTCTGGTCGTCGATGCTCGCGACTGGCCTGAACGCTCTGATCGGTGTGGTCGTCGGCGGCCTGCTCGCGGTCGTGCTGGCACTCCTGGCCTCGCGCCTCACGATCTTCGACCGGATGATCGTGCCGATCGTCGCGGGCATCGCCGTCGTGCCTATTGTCGCCGTCGCACCCATCCTGAACACGATGTTCGGCTCCACCTCCGACACGCCCAGGCGTATCGTCGTGCTGATCGTCGTCTTCGCGCCCATCTTCATCAACACCCTGCGGGGGCTCCGCCAGGTGAGACCGGTGCACCGTGACCTCATGCGGGCCTATGCAGCATCCAATTGGCAACTGACCCGCACGGTCACCTTGCCGGGCGCCGTACCGTTCATCTTCACCGGCCTGCGCATCGCCGCACCTCTCGGTGTCATCTCCGCGATCGTGGCTGAATACTTCGGCGGGCTCCAGAACGGCCTCGGTTCGCGCATCACGTCTGCTGCAGCCAACAGCGCCTACCCCCGCGCCTGGGCCTATGTGTTCGGAGCGATCGTGCTCGGGCTCGTCTTCTACGGCGCGAGCCTCCTCCTCGAGCGGCTTGCCACCCGGCGGCGCGCCTAG
- the rnc gene encoding ribonuclease III, with amino-acid sequence MTKVTKSPARSHLLATLQVEIPDDLLDLALTHRSWSYEHGGVPTNERLEFLGDSILGQAVTVMLYNRYPELGEGDLAKRRASLVSTVALAGIGKTIGLGPFILLGRGEDLTGGRSKASILADTVEALIGATYLGVGADTATALVLRLVEPLIENPDTFGESMDPKTTLQELAATLGAEAPVYEVSESGPDHRKSFVATVTVGTLATATGEGSSKKQAESAAARLAQQLLAPGA; translated from the coding sequence ATGACGAAAGTCACGAAGTCACCCGCGCGTTCGCACCTTTTGGCGACCCTGCAGGTCGAGATCCCCGATGACCTGCTCGACCTGGCGCTCACCCACCGGTCGTGGTCGTACGAACACGGCGGGGTTCCCACCAACGAGCGCCTCGAGTTCCTCGGCGACTCCATCCTGGGCCAGGCCGTCACGGTCATGCTCTACAACCGCTACCCCGAACTCGGCGAAGGCGACCTGGCCAAACGCCGCGCAAGCCTTGTCTCGACTGTGGCGCTGGCAGGCATCGGCAAGACGATCGGCCTCGGCCCGTTCATCCTGCTCGGTCGCGGCGAAGACCTCACCGGCGGCCGCAGCAAGGCGTCGATTCTCGCCGATACCGTCGAGGCCCTCATTGGCGCGACCTACCTCGGTGTCGGAGCCGACACCGCTACCGCCCTCGTGCTGCGCCTGGTCGAACCCCTCATCGAGAACCCCGACACCTTCGGCGAGTCGATGGATCCGAAGACCACGCTCCAGGAGCTTGCCGCCACGCTCGGCGCTGAAGCCCCGGTGTACGAGGTCTCCGAGAGTGGCCCCGACCATCGCAAGAGTTTTGTTGCCACCGTGACCGTCGGCACCCTCGCCACGGCAACGGGCGAAGGGTCGAGCAAGAAACAAGCCGAATCGGCTGCCGCCAGACTGGCCCAGCAACTGCTGGCTCCCGGTGCCTGA
- a CDS encoding ABC transporter substrate-binding protein yields MKHSKRITLGVAALAASAALVLSGCSSSSSTPAPSATAGALTPVKLQLQWFTQAQFAGYYAALDQGYFRDQGLDVTIVEGGTDIVPQTQLADGAVDYAVAWVPKALASREQGAGITDVAQILQKSGTLQVSMAAKNITTAADLKGKVVGNWGYGNEFEMFAGITKAGLDPAKDVSLVQQNFDEAGLLDGSIDAAQAMTYNEYAQILETMNPATGKLYQPSDLNVINWNDEGTAMLQDAIWANTEKLKSDEAYQATTVKFLTAALKGWIYARDNPEKAADIVVAKGSQLGASHQLWQTNEINKLIWPSPDGIGIIDTAAWKQTVDVAMTAKNLEGTTVITKAPDADAYDNTYVQKALDALKADGVDTTGTSFKPITVTLTEGGK; encoded by the coding sequence ATGAAACACAGCAAACGCATCACCCTCGGCGTGGCGGCCCTCGCCGCGTCGGCAGCACTCGTGCTTTCCGGCTGCTCGAGTTCGTCGAGCACACCGGCACCCTCGGCGACAGCAGGTGCCCTCACTCCGGTGAAGCTCCAGTTGCAGTGGTTCACCCAGGCGCAGTTCGCTGGGTACTACGCGGCGCTCGACCAGGGCTACTTCAGGGACCAGGGCCTCGACGTCACCATCGTCGAAGGTGGCACCGACATCGTTCCGCAGACCCAGCTCGCCGATGGCGCGGTCGACTACGCCGTGGCCTGGGTCCCCAAGGCCCTCGCCTCCCGTGAACAGGGCGCCGGCATCACCGACGTCGCCCAGATCCTCCAGAAGTCAGGCACCCTGCAGGTCTCCATGGCGGCCAAGAACATCACAACGGCTGCCGACCTGAAGGGCAAGGTCGTCGGCAACTGGGGCTACGGCAACGAGTTCGAGATGTTCGCCGGTATCACCAAGGCAGGCCTCGACCCGGCGAAAGATGTCTCTCTCGTGCAGCAGAACTTCGACGAGGCCGGTCTTCTCGACGGCTCTATCGATGCGGCGCAGGCGATGACGTACAACGAGTACGCGCAGATCCTCGAGACGATGAACCCGGCAACCGGCAAGCTCTACCAGCCCAGTGACCTCAACGTCATCAACTGGAACGATGAGGGAACGGCAATGCTCCAGGATGCGATCTGGGCGAACACCGAGAAGCTGAAGAGCGACGAGGCGTACCAAGCCACGACGGTCAAGTTCCTCACTGCCGCACTGAAAGGGTGGATCTACGCCCGCGACAACCCCGAGAAGGCCGCTGACATCGTGGTGGCCAAGGGCTCGCAGCTCGGCGCCAGCCACCAGCTGTGGCAGACCAACGAGATCAACAAGCTGATCTGGCCGTCACCCGACGGCATCGGAATCATCGACACCGCGGCCTGGAAGCAGACCGTCGATGTCGCCATGACAGCGAAGAACCTCGAAGGAACGACAGTCATCACCAAGGCACCCGATGCAGACGCGTACGACAACACCTACGTGCAGAAGGCGCTCGACGCGCTGAAGGCCGACGGTGTCGACACCACCGGCACGTCCTTCAAACCGATCACCGTCACCCTCACCGAGGGCGGCAAGTAA
- the rpmF gene encoding 50S ribosomal protein L32, with product MAVPKRKMSRASTRMRRAQWKATAPTLVKTVENGKTTYSLPHRAKVVEDSAGTALFLEYKGRKVADI from the coding sequence ATGGCTGTACCAAAGAGGAAGATGTCGCGGGCTTCCACCCGCATGCGCCGCGCACAGTGGAAGGCCACCGCGCCGACCCTGGTCAAGACCGTCGAGAACGGCAAGACCACGTACAGCCTGCCGCACCGCGCCAAGGTTGTTGAAGACTCCGCCGGCACCGCGCTGTTCCTTGAGTACAAGGGCCGCAAAGTCGCCGACATTTGA
- a CDS encoding TIGR03842 family LLM class F420-dependent oxidoreductase: MEFGAVLQTHPPASRTLALAKLAEQHGFDYAWTFDSHLLWQEPYVIYSQILNETHRIKVGPMVTNPATRDWTVTASIFATLNEMYGNRTICGIGRGDSAVRATNGAPTTLKTLRESIHVIRELANSRPVEYNGATVQFPWSRGSELEVWVAAYGPLALKLTGEVGDGFILQLADLDIAEWMIGVVRKAAENVGRDPMSIKFCVAAPMYIGDDWEHMREQCRWFGGMVGNHVADIVSKYGTDSSVPTALTDYIKAREGYDYNEHGQAGNTHANFVPDEIVDRFCLLGTAEQHIEKLKALKELGVDQFAGYLQHDNKEETLRVYGETVIPALRDHITATA, encoded by the coding sequence ATGGAATTCGGAGCAGTCCTCCAGACGCACCCGCCGGCGTCGCGCACGCTGGCGCTTGCCAAACTCGCCGAGCAGCACGGGTTCGACTACGCGTGGACCTTCGACTCGCACCTGCTGTGGCAGGAACCGTACGTCATCTACAGCCAGATCCTGAACGAGACCCATCGCATCAAGGTGGGTCCCATGGTCACGAACCCCGCGACCCGTGACTGGACGGTCACCGCGTCGATCTTCGCCACACTGAACGAGATGTACGGCAACCGCACCATCTGCGGCATCGGCCGGGGCGATTCGGCGGTGCGTGCCACCAACGGCGCGCCCACGACGCTCAAGACCCTGCGCGAGTCGATCCATGTCATCCGCGAGCTCGCGAACAGCCGGCCTGTCGAATACAACGGGGCCACCGTGCAGTTCCCGTGGAGCCGCGGCTCCGAACTCGAAGTCTGGGTCGCTGCGTACGGGCCTCTCGCGTTGAAGCTCACCGGTGAAGTCGGTGACGGCTTCATCCTTCAGCTGGCCGACCTCGACATCGCCGAGTGGATGATCGGGGTCGTTCGCAAAGCGGCCGAGAACGTGGGTCGCGACCCGATGTCGATCAAGTTCTGCGTAGCCGCCCCCATGTACATCGGCGATGACTGGGAGCACATGCGGGAGCAGTGCCGCTGGTTCGGTGGCATGGTCGGCAATCATGTAGCCGACATCGTCTCGAAGTACGGCACCGACTCGTCGGTACCCACAGCCCTCACCGACTACATCAAGGCGCGCGAAGGTTACGACTACAACGAGCACGGCCAGGCGGGCAACACGCATGCGAACTTCGTGCCCGATGAGATCGTCGACCGTTTCTGCCTGCTCGGCACGGCCGAACAGCACATCGAGAAGCTCAAGGCACTCAAGGAGCTCGGTGTCGACCAGTTCGCCGGGTACCTGCAGCACGACAACAAAGAAGAGACGCTGCGCGTCTACGGCGAGACGGTCATCCCGGCCCTCAGAGACCACATCACGGCTACCGCATGA
- a CDS encoding ABC transporter ATP-binding protein, with translation MTDSTQPPAASSAPGPAIVEPAIVVSGANKIFQVARGAEVRALDDINLSVAPGEFVSLIGPSGCGKSTLLRLIADLDSATSGDITVFGKTARQARIDQEYGIAFQSAGLLPWRTVQANIELPLELHGVGKTERAARAEELIELVGLTDFRSRFPDQLSGGMQQRVAIARSLAERPKLLLMDEPFGALDEMTRERMQQELVRICSETGAAVVFVTHSIPEAVFLSDRVVVMSPRPGRIVDIVDIDLGPGTERSEVLRENPAYYAGVIAVREALHGRAAAPLGADLR, from the coding sequence GTGACCGACAGCACACAGCCCCCGGCCGCATCGAGCGCGCCAGGTCCGGCCATCGTCGAGCCTGCCATCGTTGTCAGCGGCGCGAACAAGATCTTCCAGGTCGCCAGGGGTGCCGAAGTCCGGGCGCTCGACGACATCAACCTCTCGGTTGCTCCCGGCGAGTTCGTCTCGCTGATCGGGCCCTCCGGGTGTGGCAAGAGCACGCTGCTTCGTCTGATCGCCGATCTCGATTCTGCGACCAGCGGCGACATCACGGTGTTCGGCAAGACAGCCCGCCAGGCGCGTATCGACCAGGAGTACGGCATCGCCTTCCAGAGCGCTGGGCTGCTTCCCTGGCGCACGGTCCAGGCGAACATCGAGTTGCCGCTCGAACTGCACGGCGTGGGCAAGACCGAGCGGGCCGCGCGGGCAGAGGAGCTGATCGAACTCGTCGGCCTCACGGACTTCCGGTCGCGCTTCCCCGACCAGCTCTCCGGCGGTATGCAGCAACGAGTCGCCATCGCCCGCTCGCTCGCCGAGCGCCCGAAGCTCCTGCTGATGGACGAACCGTTCGGCGCGCTCGACGAGATGACCCGCGAGCGCATGCAGCAGGAGCTCGTTCGCATCTGCTCCGAGACAGGCGCGGCTGTCGTTTTCGTGACCCACTCGATCCCCGAGGCGGTCTTCCTCTCCGACCGTGTCGTGGTCATGTCGCCCCGGCCCGGGCGGATCGTCGACATCGTGGACATCGACCTGGGCCCCGGCACCGAGCGTAGCGAGGTCCTCAGGGAGAACCCCGCCTACTACGCCGGCGTCATCGCCGTGCGCGAGGCGCTGCACGGCCGGGCTGCCGCTCCCTTGGGGGCTGATCTCCGATGA
- a CDS encoding ABC transporter permease → MSDRAAGRPESRGSARLSAVVWGLVGLIVLVVLWEGYKAFGPASGVQVFDTSILPRTDDRSMPHLLAMVQRALEPVNSSAGSQAVWVAVVAAALTSLGVAAVGWAIGSVVGFLLALLMQRLQVAERAVLPWLILSQTVPLIALAPVIVAWGGKIQIGAFSWDRWMSVAVIASYLAFFPVAVGALRGLQSPDTIHVELMHTYNAGWFKTLLRLRLPASVPFLLPALRLGAASAIVGTVVAEVSTGYKGGIGRMIIEFAQSGTSDPAKAYVPIAGAVILGLASAGLVALLGLALKRFNRQEASS, encoded by the coding sequence ATGAGCGATCGGGCCGCGGGCAGACCAGAGTCGAGAGGTTCGGCGCGCCTCAGCGCCGTCGTCTGGGGTCTGGTCGGCCTGATCGTGCTCGTCGTGCTGTGGGAGGGGTACAAGGCCTTCGGACCGGCTTCGGGAGTGCAGGTGTTCGACACGAGCATCCTGCCGCGAACGGACGACCGCTCGATGCCTCACCTGCTCGCGATGGTGCAGCGCGCACTCGAACCCGTGAACTCCTCCGCCGGGTCGCAGGCGGTCTGGGTCGCGGTGGTTGCCGCTGCTCTGACCAGCCTCGGCGTGGCTGCTGTGGGCTGGGCGATCGGTTCTGTGGTCGGGTTCCTGCTGGCGCTGCTCATGCAACGACTGCAGGTCGCTGAGCGTGCCGTTCTGCCGTGGCTCATTCTGAGCCAGACGGTGCCGCTGATCGCTCTTGCTCCGGTGATCGTCGCCTGGGGCGGAAAGATCCAGATCGGTGCCTTCTCCTGGGACAGGTGGATGTCGGTGGCCGTCATCGCCTCCTACCTCGCGTTCTTCCCGGTTGCGGTCGGTGCCCTCCGCGGCCTGCAGTCGCCCGACACCATCCACGTCGAGCTCATGCACACGTACAACGCCGGGTGGTTCAAGACCCTGCTGCGACTTCGGCTGCCCGCCAGCGTGCCCTTCCTGCTCCCGGCACTCCGTCTGGGCGCTGCAAGTGCCATCGTCGGCACGGTCGTCGCCGAGGTCTCCACCGGGTACAAGGGGGGCATCGGGCGCATGATCATCGAATTCGCCCAATCGGGAACCTCCGACCCAGCCAAGGCCTACGTCCCGATTGCCGGCGCGGTCATTCTCGGACTGGCATCCGCCGGGCTCGTGGCACTGCTCGGGCTCGCCCTCAAACGCTTCAACCGCCAGGAGGCGTCATCGTGA
- a CDS encoding YceD family protein: MSKFNITPFTLNVWDLMHQPGEMRERQLDLVVPEKLGEGLVAVQAGSVLETDVRLEALHDGILVTAEVRGTASGICGRCLKDIDLPVRVEFAELFAYSRDEAFDFEVQNDHVDLEPLIRDAVVLALPFQPVCRPDCPGLDPVTGERLEDLPDRAPQQNLDSRWSALAGLLDSSESAGSEASTDLSATADTATEGETTPGGHVPETEKS; the protein is encoded by the coding sequence GTGAGCAAATTCAACATAACTCCGTTCACGCTGAACGTCTGGGACCTGATGCACCAGCCCGGCGAGATGCGTGAGCGACAGCTCGACCTCGTCGTGCCTGAGAAGCTGGGCGAAGGCCTGGTAGCCGTGCAGGCAGGCAGTGTTCTCGAGACCGATGTGCGCCTCGAGGCCCTCCACGACGGCATTCTGGTGACCGCCGAGGTCCGGGGAACTGCCAGCGGAATCTGCGGCAGATGCCTCAAAGACATCGATTTACCCGTTCGAGTCGAGTTTGCGGAGCTTTTCGCGTATTCTCGTGACGAAGCTTTTGATTTTGAGGTTCAGAACGACCATGTCGATCTTGAACCACTGATCAGGGATGCGGTTGTTCTCGCACTCCCGTTCCAACCGGTTTGTCGGCCGGATTGCCCAGGCCTCGACCCCGTAACGGGCGAGCGACTGGAAGATCTGCCTGACCGGGCGCCGCAGCAGAATCTCGATTCCCGCTGGTCTGCCCTCGCCGGGCTGCTCGATTCATCAGAATCTGCGGGGTCAGAAGCTTCCACAGACTTGTCGGCCACTGCCGACACGGCCACCGAAGGCGAAACAACGCCCGGCGGCCACGTACCTGAGACAGAAAAGAGTTAG
- a CDS encoding aspartate aminotransferase family protein encodes MNLSPEDGQLAYELDRAHVFHSWSAQAALKPMVIAGGLGSTVWDFDGNELLDFSSQLVNVNIGHQHPAVVAAIQAQADILATVAPAHANLARGQAAQRILERAGSEFSKVFFTNGGADANENAMRMARLYTGRDKVLSTYRSYHGNTGSAVVATGDWRRVPNEYARAHVHFFGPFSYRSEFWSMTPEEESARALHHLERVIQAEGPSSIAAILIETIPGTAGVLVPPPGYLAGVRALATKYGIVLIFDEVMCGFGRTGGWFAFQSLSEGGETVIPDLITFAKGVNSGYVPVGGVIIPPFIADVFDEQVFPGGLTYSGHPLAMASIVGALDAMQNEGIVDNAARVGADVIGPGLRALAEKHDAIGEVRGLGVFWALDLVADPVTREPLSLATIGVLKAKLLSLGLLPFFADNRLHVVPPCVVTDAEVARALAIYDEAFTAVFA; translated from the coding sequence GTGAACCTCTCACCCGAAGACGGGCAGCTCGCCTACGAACTCGATCGCGCGCACGTCTTCCACTCCTGGTCTGCGCAGGCAGCCCTGAAGCCCATGGTCATCGCCGGCGGTCTCGGCAGCACCGTCTGGGACTTCGACGGCAATGAACTGCTCGACTTCTCGAGCCAGCTCGTCAACGTGAACATCGGGCACCAGCACCCGGCCGTGGTTGCCGCAATCCAGGCGCAGGCCGACATTCTGGCCACGGTGGCGCCGGCCCACGCGAACCTCGCCCGCGGGCAGGCGGCCCAGCGCATCCTCGAGCGAGCGGGCAGCGAGTTCAGCAAGGTCTTCTTCACCAACGGGGGAGCTGATGCGAACGAGAACGCCATGCGCATGGCGCGTCTGTACACGGGCCGTGACAAGGTGCTCTCGACGTATCGCTCGTACCACGGCAACACCGGTTCGGCCGTCGTGGCCACCGGGGACTGGCGTCGTGTGCCGAACGAGTACGCCAGGGCGCACGTGCATTTCTTCGGCCCGTTCTCGTACCGGTCGGAGTTCTGGTCGATGACCCCCGAAGAAGAGTCGGCCAGGGCTCTTCACCACCTCGAGAGAGTCATCCAGGCCGAGGGGCCGTCGTCGATCGCGGCCATTCTGATCGAGACGATTCCCGGTACCGCCGGTGTGCTTGTTCCGCCGCCGGGGTATCTCGCCGGCGTGCGTGCCCTCGCTACCAAGTACGGCATCGTTCTCATCTTCGACGAGGTCATGTGCGGCTTCGGCAGAACCGGCGGCTGGTTCGCCTTCCAGTCGCTCAGCGAGGGCGGCGAGACGGTGATCCCCGACCTCATCACCTTCGCCAAGGGAGTGAACTCGGGCTATGTGCCGGTGGGCGGCGTCATCATTCCGCCGTTCATCGCGGATGTCTTCGACGAGCAGGTGTTCCCGGGCGGGCTGACCTACTCCGGGCATCCACTCGCCATGGCGTCGATCGTCGGTGCACTCGACGCGATGCAGAACGAGGGCATCGTCGACAACGCGGCGCGGGTCGGGGCCGACGTGATCGGGCCGGGCCTCAGGGCGCTCGCGGAGAAGCACGACGCCATCGGTGAGGTGCGCGGCCTCGGTGTCTTCTGGGCGCTCGACCTCGTGGCCGACCCCGTCACCCGTGAGCCGCTCTCGCTGGCCACGATCGGCGTGCTCAAGGCGAAACTGCTCTCGCTCGGGTTGCTGCCCTTCTTCGCCGACAACCGCCTCCACGTGGTCCCTCCGTGCGTCGTCACCGACGCCGAGGTCGCTCGCGCGCTCGCGATCTACGACGAGGCCTTCACTGCCGTCTTCGCGTAG
- a CDS encoding Fpg/Nei family DNA glycosylase, which yields MPELPEVEVVRAGLERAVSGSLVTGVEVFEPRSLKRHSPLGGAFAEQLTGQRMLAAVRRGKFLWFPLGSGRALVTHLGMSGQVLLREPGFAEGGLLRIRLGIEHPSFGEFWVNFVDQRIFGSMAVDTMVPTSDGAAAGFSGLVNPAAGVTPGEARTSGSDAVAWANLIPSQVAHIARDPLDPAFDESAFLASLARKSTGIKRALLDQTLVSGIGNIYADEALWAAKLHYAQPTATLTTRRARLLLAEVRLVLTKALAEGGTSFDAQYVNVNGASGYFSHSLNAYGQQGKPCPRCGRPIIRESFMNRSSHFCGHCQRLRLT from the coding sequence GTGCCTGAACTCCCCGAGGTCGAAGTCGTTCGCGCCGGGCTCGAACGAGCGGTCTCCGGCTCGCTTGTGACGGGCGTCGAGGTGTTCGAACCGCGTTCCCTGAAGCGCCACAGCCCGCTGGGGGGCGCGTTCGCTGAACAGCTCACCGGCCAGCGCATGCTCGCCGCCGTGCGCCGCGGAAAGTTCCTGTGGTTCCCGCTGGGCTCGGGTCGCGCCCTCGTCACCCACCTCGGAATGAGCGGGCAAGTGCTGCTTCGCGAGCCCGGGTTCGCCGAAGGCGGACTGCTGCGCATCAGGCTGGGCATCGAGCATCCCTCGTTCGGGGAGTTCTGGGTGAACTTCGTCGACCAGCGCATCTTCGGCTCGATGGCGGTCGACACGATGGTTCCGACCAGCGACGGTGCCGCCGCGGGTTTTTCCGGGTTGGTGAACCCGGCGGCCGGAGTCACGCCAGGCGAGGCTCGGACGAGTGGCTCCGATGCCGTTGCCTGGGCGAACCTCATCCCGTCGCAGGTCGCCCACATCGCCCGCGACCCGCTCGACCCCGCCTTCGACGAGTCTGCCTTCCTGGCTTCCCTCGCTCGAAAGTCGACGGGAATAAAGCGGGCCCTGCTCGACCAGACGCTGGTCAGCGGTATCGGCAACATCTACGCCGACGAAGCCCTCTGGGCGGCGAAGCTGCACTATGCCCAGCCCACGGCGACACTCACCACTCGCCGGGCACGCCTGCTGCTGGCTGAGGTGCGGCTGGTGCTCACCAAGGCCCTTGCCGAAGGCGGCACGAGCTTCGACGCGCAGTACGTGAACGTCAACGGCGCTTCGGGGTACTTCTCGCACAGCCTGAACGCCTACGGCCAGCAGGGCAAGCCGTGCCCGCGGTGTGGGCGGCCGATCATCCGTGAGTCGTTCATGAATCGTTCCTCGCACTTCTGCGGCCACTGCCAGCGGCTGCGGTTGACATAG